The Lemur catta isolate mLemCat1 chromosome X, mLemCat1.pri, whole genome shotgun sequence genome has a window encoding:
- the TSR2 gene encoding pre-rRNA-processing protein TSR2 homolog isoform X1, whose translation MMAGAGEDVRSLFRAGVRAVLEAWPALQIAVENGFGGVHSLEKAEWLGGAVEDYFIRNADLELNEVEDFLGELMTNEFDTVVEDGSLPQVSQQLQTMFYHFERGDGAALREMASHITQRKCRSTATALKTDRETNEDEDDGGSVEEMEVSATNDGAATDGVCSQPEPSVPESQTIKEEDIVEDGWTIVRRKK comes from the exons ATGATGGCGGGTGCTGGGGAAGATGTGCGCTCTCTTTTCCGGGCTGGGGTCCGTGCGGTGCTGGAGGCCTGGCCGGCGTTGCAG ATTGCTGTGGAGAATGGCTTCGGGGGCGTGCACAGTCTGGAGAAGGCTGAGTGGCTGGGGGGTGCAGTGGAGGATTACTTCATCCGCAATG CTGACTTGGAGCTAAATGAGGTGGAGGACTTCCTCGGGGAGCTGATGACCAATGAATTTGATACGGTAGTGGAGGATGGGAGTCTGCCCCAG GTGAGCCAGCAGCTGCAGACCATGTTCTACCACTTCGAGAGAGGTGATGGGGCTGCTCTGAGGGAGATGGCCTCCCACATCACTCAGAGAAAGTGCAGGTCCACGGCCACTGCACTtaagacagacagagagactAATGAGGATGAAGATGATGGGGGCAGTGTGGAAGAGATGGAG GTCTCAGCTACAAATGATGGGGCTGCTACAGATGGAGTCTGCTCCCAGCCTGAACCCTCTGTTCCAGAGTCTCAGACTATTAAGGAAGAAGATATAGTGGAAGATGGCTGGACCATTGTCCGGAGAAAGAAATAA
- the TSR2 gene encoding pre-rRNA-processing protein TSR2 homolog isoform X2: protein MTNEFDTVVEDGSLPQVSQQLQTMFYHFERGDGAALREMASHITQRKCRSTATALKTDRETNEDEDDGGSVEEMEVSATNDGAATDGVCSQPEPSVPESQTIKEEDIVEDGWTIVRRKK, encoded by the exons ATGACCAATGAATTTGATACGGTAGTGGAGGATGGGAGTCTGCCCCAG GTGAGCCAGCAGCTGCAGACCATGTTCTACCACTTCGAGAGAGGTGATGGGGCTGCTCTGAGGGAGATGGCCTCCCACATCACTCAGAGAAAGTGCAGGTCCACGGCCACTGCACTtaagacagacagagagactAATGAGGATGAAGATGATGGGGGCAGTGTGGAAGAGATGGAG GTCTCAGCTACAAATGATGGGGCTGCTACAGATGGAGTCTGCTCCCAGCCTGAACCCTCTGTTCCAGAGTCTCAGACTATTAAGGAAGAAGATATAGTGGAAGATGGCTGGACCATTGTCCGGAGAAAGAAATAA